A single window of Nicotiana tomentosiformis chromosome 1, ASM39032v3, whole genome shotgun sequence DNA harbors:
- the LOC104105732 gene encoding premnaspirodiene oxygenase-like isoform X1, with the protein MEFFNFISFFFFVSFLFLLRKWKNSNNQTKRLPPGPWKLPLLGSMFHILGGLPHHVLTNLAKKYGPLMHLQLGEMSVVVVTSPEMAKEVLKTHDLAFASRPKLLAAEIVIYNCSDIAFCPYGDYWRQMRKICMIELLSAKNVKSFSSIRRDEVHGMIEFFRSSTGKQVNITKRIYQFASSMTCRSAFGKVFKEQDELILLVKRNTALVEGFDVADIFPSLKFLHVLSGMKAKVMDVHHKLDVILENIINERKKIATDELGDEGLIDVLLRLMKEGGLQFPITNDNIKAIIFDIFSAGTETSSATVDWAMVEMMKNQSILAKAQAEVRKTFRGKETFDENDVEELKYLKLVIKETLRLHPPFPLLLPRECREETDINGYTIPFKTKVMINVWAIGRDPKYWNDAEIFKPERFEHNSMDFVGNNFEYLPFGSGRRNCPGISFGLANVYFPLAQLLYHFDWKLPTGINSSELDFTESAGATCSRKSNLYLIATPYQPCQD; encoded by the exons CTAGGTGGACTCCCACACCATGTCCTAACAAATTTAGCCAAAAAATATGGACCCCTTATGCACCTTCAACTAGGGGAAATGTCTGTAGTTGTAGTTACTTCTCCAGAAATGGCAAAAGAAGTACTCAAAACTCATGATCTCGCGTTTGCATCTAGGCCTAAACTTTTGGCAGCCGAAATTGTCATTTATAATTGTTCTGATATCGCATTTTGCCCATATGGAGATTACTGGAGACAAATGCGTAAAATTTGTATGATTGAATTGCTAAGTGCCAAAAATGTCAAGTCATTCAGCTCGATTAGACGAGATGAAGTTCATGGTATGATTGAATTTTTTCGATCATCTACTGGTAAGCAAGTTAATATAACAAAAAGGATTTATCAATTCGCAAGCTCTATGACATGTAGATCAGCATTTGGGAAAGTATTTAAAGAGCAAGACGAACTTATACTACTAGTCAAAAGAAATACAGCCTTAGTTGAAGGGTTTGATGTGGCTGATATATTCCCTTCACTGAAGTTTCTTCATGTGCTTAGTGGAATGAAGGCTAAAGTTATGGATGTCCACCATAAGTTAGATGTTATTCTTGAAAATATAATCAATGAACGCAAGAAAATTGCAACTGATGAATTAGGAGATGAAGGTTTAATAGATGTACTGTTACGACTTATGAAAGAGGGAGGTCTTCAATTTCCTATCACCAACGACAACATCAAAGCCATTATTTTT GACATATTTTCTGCGGGAACAGAAACATCATCAGCAACAGTTGATTGGGCCATGGTGGAAATGATGAAGAATCAAAGTATACTCGCCAAAGCTCAAGCAGAGGTAAGAAAGACCTTCAGAGGGAAAGAAACTTTTGATGAAAATGATGTCGAGGAGTTGAAATACCTAAAGTTGGTCATTAAAGAAACTTTGAGACTTCATCCTCCATTTCCCCTTTTGCTCCCAAGAGAATGTAGGGAAGAAACAGACATAAATGGCTACACTATTCCTTTCAAAACAAAAGTGATGATTAATGTATGGGCTATTGGAAGAGATCCAAAATATTGGAATGATGCAGAAATCTTTAAACCTGAAAGATTTGAGCACAATTCTATGGATTTTGTTGGCAATAATTTTGAATATCTTCCCTTTGGTAGTGGCAGGAGGAATTGCCCTGGGATATCATTTGGTTTAGCTAACGTTTATTTTCCTCTGGCTCAATTGTTGTATCACTTTGATTGGAAACTTCCAACTGGAATCAATTCAAGTGAACTGGACTTTACTGAATCGGCTGGAGCAACTTGTTCAAGAAAGAGCAACCTATACTTGATTGCTACTCCTTATCAACCTTGTCAAGACTGA
- the LOC104105732 gene encoding premnaspirodiene oxygenase-like isoform X2, with protein sequence MKHASKKWKNSNNQTKRLPPGPWKLPLLGSMFHILGGLPHHVLTNLAKKYGPLMHLQLGEMSVVVVTSPEMAKEVLKTHDLAFASRPKLLAAEIVIYNCSDIAFCPYGDYWRQMRKICMIELLSAKNVKSFSSIRRDEVHGMIEFFRSSTGKQVNITKRIYQFASSMTCRSAFGKVFKEQDELILLVKRNTALVEGFDVADIFPSLKFLHVLSGMKAKVMDVHHKLDVILENIINERKKIATDELGDEGLIDVLLRLMKEGGLQFPITNDNIKAIIFDIFSAGTETSSATVDWAMVEMMKNQSILAKAQAEVRKTFRGKETFDENDVEELKYLKLVIKETLRLHPPFPLLLPRECREETDINGYTIPFKTKVMINVWAIGRDPKYWNDAEIFKPERFEHNSMDFVGNNFEYLPFGSGRRNCPGISFGLANVYFPLAQLLYHFDWKLPTGINSSELDFTESAGATCSRKSNLYLIATPYQPCQD encoded by the exons CTAGGTGGACTCCCACACCATGTCCTAACAAATTTAGCCAAAAAATATGGACCCCTTATGCACCTTCAACTAGGGGAAATGTCTGTAGTTGTAGTTACTTCTCCAGAAATGGCAAAAGAAGTACTCAAAACTCATGATCTCGCGTTTGCATCTAGGCCTAAACTTTTGGCAGCCGAAATTGTCATTTATAATTGTTCTGATATCGCATTTTGCCCATATGGAGATTACTGGAGACAAATGCGTAAAATTTGTATGATTGAATTGCTAAGTGCCAAAAATGTCAAGTCATTCAGCTCGATTAGACGAGATGAAGTTCATGGTATGATTGAATTTTTTCGATCATCTACTGGTAAGCAAGTTAATATAACAAAAAGGATTTATCAATTCGCAAGCTCTATGACATGTAGATCAGCATTTGGGAAAGTATTTAAAGAGCAAGACGAACTTATACTACTAGTCAAAAGAAATACAGCCTTAGTTGAAGGGTTTGATGTGGCTGATATATTCCCTTCACTGAAGTTTCTTCATGTGCTTAGTGGAATGAAGGCTAAAGTTATGGATGTCCACCATAAGTTAGATGTTATTCTTGAAAATATAATCAATGAACGCAAGAAAATTGCAACTGATGAATTAGGAGATGAAGGTTTAATAGATGTACTGTTACGACTTATGAAAGAGGGAGGTCTTCAATTTCCTATCACCAACGACAACATCAAAGCCATTATTTTT GACATATTTTCTGCGGGAACAGAAACATCATCAGCAACAGTTGATTGGGCCATGGTGGAAATGATGAAGAATCAAAGTATACTCGCCAAAGCTCAAGCAGAGGTAAGAAAGACCTTCAGAGGGAAAGAAACTTTTGATGAAAATGATGTCGAGGAGTTGAAATACCTAAAGTTGGTCATTAAAGAAACTTTGAGACTTCATCCTCCATTTCCCCTTTTGCTCCCAAGAGAATGTAGGGAAGAAACAGACATAAATGGCTACACTATTCCTTTCAAAACAAAAGTGATGATTAATGTATGGGCTATTGGAAGAGATCCAAAATATTGGAATGATGCAGAAATCTTTAAACCTGAAAGATTTGAGCACAATTCTATGGATTTTGTTGGCAATAATTTTGAATATCTTCCCTTTGGTAGTGGCAGGAGGAATTGCCCTGGGATATCATTTGGTTTAGCTAACGTTTATTTTCCTCTGGCTCAATTGTTGTATCACTTTGATTGGAAACTTCCAACTGGAATCAATTCAAGTGAACTGGACTTTACTGAATCGGCTGGAGCAACTTGTTCAAGAAAGAGCAACCTATACTTGATTGCTACTCCTTATCAACCTTGTCAAGACTGA
- the LOC104105732 gene encoding premnaspirodiene oxygenase-like isoform X3 translates to MLPSPWKLPLLGSMFHILGGLPHHVLTNLAKKYGPLMHLQLGEMSVVVVTSPEMAKEVLKTHDLAFASRPKLLAAEIVIYNCSDIAFCPYGDYWRQMRKICMIELLSAKNVKSFSSIRRDEVHGMIEFFRSSTGKQVNITKRIYQFASSMTCRSAFGKVFKEQDELILLVKRNTALVEGFDVADIFPSLKFLHVLSGMKAKVMDVHHKLDVILENIINERKKIATDELGDEGLIDVLLRLMKEGGLQFPITNDNIKAIIFDIFSAGTETSSATVDWAMVEMMKNQSILAKAQAEVRKTFRGKETFDENDVEELKYLKLVIKETLRLHPPFPLLLPRECREETDINGYTIPFKTKVMINVWAIGRDPKYWNDAEIFKPERFEHNSMDFVGNNFEYLPFGSGRRNCPGISFGLANVYFPLAQLLYHFDWKLPTGINSSELDFTESAGATCSRKSNLYLIATPYQPCQD, encoded by the exons CTAGGTGGACTCCCACACCATGTCCTAACAAATTTAGCCAAAAAATATGGACCCCTTATGCACCTTCAACTAGGGGAAATGTCTGTAGTTGTAGTTACTTCTCCAGAAATGGCAAAAGAAGTACTCAAAACTCATGATCTCGCGTTTGCATCTAGGCCTAAACTTTTGGCAGCCGAAATTGTCATTTATAATTGTTCTGATATCGCATTTTGCCCATATGGAGATTACTGGAGACAAATGCGTAAAATTTGTATGATTGAATTGCTAAGTGCCAAAAATGTCAAGTCATTCAGCTCGATTAGACGAGATGAAGTTCATGGTATGATTGAATTTTTTCGATCATCTACTGGTAAGCAAGTTAATATAACAAAAAGGATTTATCAATTCGCAAGCTCTATGACATGTAGATCAGCATTTGGGAAAGTATTTAAAGAGCAAGACGAACTTATACTACTAGTCAAAAGAAATACAGCCTTAGTTGAAGGGTTTGATGTGGCTGATATATTCCCTTCACTGAAGTTTCTTCATGTGCTTAGTGGAATGAAGGCTAAAGTTATGGATGTCCACCATAAGTTAGATGTTATTCTTGAAAATATAATCAATGAACGCAAGAAAATTGCAACTGATGAATTAGGAGATGAAGGTTTAATAGATGTACTGTTACGACTTATGAAAGAGGGAGGTCTTCAATTTCCTATCACCAACGACAACATCAAAGCCATTATTTTT GACATATTTTCTGCGGGAACAGAAACATCATCAGCAACAGTTGATTGGGCCATGGTGGAAATGATGAAGAATCAAAGTATACTCGCCAAAGCTCAAGCAGAGGTAAGAAAGACCTTCAGAGGGAAAGAAACTTTTGATGAAAATGATGTCGAGGAGTTGAAATACCTAAAGTTGGTCATTAAAGAAACTTTGAGACTTCATCCTCCATTTCCCCTTTTGCTCCCAAGAGAATGTAGGGAAGAAACAGACATAAATGGCTACACTATTCCTTTCAAAACAAAAGTGATGATTAATGTATGGGCTATTGGAAGAGATCCAAAATATTGGAATGATGCAGAAATCTTTAAACCTGAAAGATTTGAGCACAATTCTATGGATTTTGTTGGCAATAATTTTGAATATCTTCCCTTTGGTAGTGGCAGGAGGAATTGCCCTGGGATATCATTTGGTTTAGCTAACGTTTATTTTCCTCTGGCTCAATTGTTGTATCACTTTGATTGGAAACTTCCAACTGGAATCAATTCAAGTGAACTGGACTTTACTGAATCGGCTGGAGCAACTTGTTCAAGAAAGAGCAACCTATACTTGATTGCTACTCCTTATCAACCTTGTCAAGACTGA